The Candidatus Angelobacter sp. genome window below encodes:
- the ybeY gene encoding rRNA maturation RNase YbeY: MFVNEMIRYFFETNFKLKNKRLISRWIQTIAKKEGKKVNYLNYIFCNDQYLLKLNLKFLKHENYTDVITFGYSSSKFSIYGDSFISVERLVENAFMWKQDVQIELKRVLVHSLLHLLGYKDKTKSQKSIMRRKENFYLNLIHNNL; encoded by the coding sequence ATGTTCGTTAATGAAATGATTCGATATTTTTTTGAAACAAATTTTAAACTAAAAAATAAAAGGTTAATTAGTAGATGGATTCAAACTATAGCAAAAAAAGAGGGTAAAAAGGTCAATTATCTCAATTATATTTTTTGCAACGACCAATATCTTTTAAAACTAAATTTAAAATTTCTTAAACACGAGAATTATACTGATGTAATCACTTTTGGGTATTCTTCTAGTAAATTTTCAATATATGGAGATTCTTTTATCAGTGTGGAACGATTAGTGGAAAACGCATTTATGTGGAAACAAGATGTTCAAATTGAACTCAAACGCGTTTTAGTTCATTCTTTATTGCATCTTCTTGGATACAAAGACAAAACAAAATCACAAAAAAGTATAATGCGAAGAAAAGAAAATTTTTATCTAAATTTAATTCATAATAATTTATGA
- the cobA gene encoding uroporphyrinogen-III C-methyltransferase — protein MRAKIGKVILTGSGDPESITLKTFRYMRNADIVLTDRLVSQDILKYYLNPASQVIHVGKECGNKKSISQTYTNDLMVRNALKGKLVLRIKGGDVSIFSNIIAELDVLIQCHIPYEIIPGVTSASVSAAYFGIPLTARGYSSGIRFLTYYNQNLIQDFQWKDLSETEDTLVFYMVKNIDKLIKYLLKYGISRVKKLAIIEQAGSPAQYIRTNYLQQLKIKKKRRTPYLAIIGRVVKFHRYFQWVSKEAK, from the coding sequence ATGAGGGCAAAAATAGGTAAAGTAATTTTAACTGGATCTGGAGATCCAGAATCTATAACATTGAAAACTTTTCGTTATATGCGAAATGCGGATATTGTATTAACTGATCGATTAGTTAGCCAAGATATATTAAAATATTATCTTAATCCAGCTTCTCAAGTTATTCATGTAGGAAAAGAATGTGGAAATAAAAAATCTATATCTCAAACGTATACCAATGATTTGATGGTTAGGAATGCTTTAAAAGGAAAACTTGTCCTTCGCATTAAGGGTGGGGATGTTTCTATATTTTCTAATATTATTGCTGAGTTAGATGTATTAATCCAATGCCATATTCCTTATGAAATAATACCTGGTGTAACTTCGGCATCCGTTTCTGCTGCATACTTCGGAATTCCATTAACAGCTAGGGGATATTCTTCTGGAATTCGTTTCCTTACATATTATAACCAGAATCTAATTCAAGATTTTCAGTGGAAAGATCTTTCAGAGACTGAAGACACTTTAGTTTTTTACATGGTAAAAAATATCGATAAACTTATAAAATATCTTCTAAAATATGGAATTTCTAGGGTAAAAAAGTTAGCAATAATTGAACAAGCTGGATCCCCAGCTCAATATATAAGAACAAATTACTTGCAGCAACTAAAAATTAAAAAAAAAAGGAGAACTCCTTACTTAGCCATAATAGGAAGGGTAGTAAAATTCCACAGATATTTTCAGTGGGTTTCTAAAGAGGCTAAATAG
- the rsmI gene encoding 16S rRNA (cytidine(1402)-2'-O)-methyltransferase: MLYIIPTPIGNFEDLTFRSLRILRESELILTEDTRTSKKLLNHYKIKTPLMRYHSYNEYKIYTKILKLIKKDKISLISDSGTPGISDPGYLIIRECIKLGIHVECLPGSTAIIPALVQSGLPSQEFTFFGFLPYKKGRKSKIEVLSKEKRTLILYESPHKLLKTLKEFQNFLGSERYLVISKEISKKFEKIVRGSLREIILYFENNTPVGEFVLVLEGLR; the protein is encoded by the coding sequence ATGTTGTATATTATCCCAACACCAATAGGAAATTTTGAAGATCTTACATTTAGATCTTTACGTATTCTTAGAGAATCTGAATTAATCTTAACGGAAGATACTAGAACATCAAAGAAACTATTAAATCATTATAAAATTAAAACTCCTCTAATGAGGTATCATTCGTATAATGAATATAAAATTTATACTAAAATACTGAAACTAATTAAGAAAGATAAAATATCCTTGATTTCTGATTCCGGAACTCCGGGAATTTCTGATCCCGGATATCTTATTATACGAGAATGTATAAAATTAGGAATTCATGTAGAATGTCTACCTGGTTCGACAGCTATCATTCCTGCATTAGTTCAATCTGGACTACCTAGTCAAGAATTTACGTTTTTTGGATTTCTACCTTACAAAAAAGGAAGAAAATCCAAAATAGAAGTTCTATCAAAAGAAAAAAGAACATTAATTTTATACGAGTCACCTCATAAACTTTTAAAGACTCTTAAAGAGTTCCAAAATTTTTTAGGTTCAGAAAGATATTTGGTTATTTCTAAAGAAATATCAAAAAAGTTTGAAAAAATAGTTCGAGGAAGTTTAAGGGAAATTATTCTCTATTTTGAGAATAACACACCTGTCGGAGAATTTGTGTTAGTTTTAGAAGGATTGAGATAG
- the mnmG gene encoding tRNA uridine-5-carboxymethylaminomethyl(34) synthesis enzyme MnmG, with protein MTYDVVVVGGGHAGAEAAAAAALMGSRVLLISMNIQTIGQMSCNPAVGGIAKGQIVREIDALGGQLGIVTDSTMIQFRMLNRSKGPAVWSPRAQSDRKRFTETWRRIIERIPTLDLFQDMVVYLLLKRERVIGVKTLLGFEIQAKSVVLTTGTFLNGIIHIGKKKINGGRLSESSSINITEQLKKLGFFSGRMKTGTSPRIDGRSLDFSKMNPQLGDDPPGKFSYLETPRLKNQRCCYITHTNTEVHKILQSNFNQSPIFNGTIKSLGPRYCPSIEDKVYRFSNKEHHQIFVEPEGWDTNEVYINGFSTSLPDRVQYMALKKITGFESVKILKLGYAIEYDYFPPTQLKPTLETKKIKNLFHAGQINGTTGYEEAAAQGVLAGINAHLKTHKKDSFVLKRNEAYIGVLIDDLISKGTEEPYRMFTARAEHRILLRQDNADERLTHLSYRIGLADSQRMRLVGKKVNKLEKSFNFLQNLNITKKFANLILSKKNSPNINHSLTLNASKFLSRPEINIQDILFIPDLEKFVKKKIFEERILEQTLILIKYKVYIEREKKNAEKLSRLENIKIPEHFNYQKIKSLSSEAREKLMKYRPDSMGQVSRISGISPVDINILLIHLTF; from the coding sequence ATGACTTACGACGTCGTTGTAGTTGGAGGAGGTCACGCAGGAGCTGAAGCAGCAGCAGCTGCTGCTCTAATGGGATCTAGGGTATTACTTATAAGCATGAATATACAAACAATAGGACAAATGTCCTGCAATCCAGCTGTTGGGGGAATCGCAAAAGGACAAATTGTCCGAGAGATTGATGCTTTGGGCGGTCAGTTAGGGATAGTTACGGATTCCACAATGATCCAATTTAGAATGCTTAACAGATCCAAGGGACCTGCTGTATGGAGTCCGAGAGCCCAATCTGATAGAAAACGTTTCACTGAAACATGGAGAAGAATTATTGAAAGGATTCCTACGTTGGATCTTTTTCAAGATATGGTAGTATATCTCCTCCTAAAAAGAGAACGAGTTATTGGAGTAAAAACTTTACTTGGTTTTGAAATTCAAGCTAAATCCGTGGTTTTAACAACCGGTACTTTTTTGAATGGAATTATCCACATAGGAAAAAAAAAAATTAATGGTGGAAGATTAAGCGAATCTTCCTCAATAAATATTACAGAACAATTAAAAAAACTGGGATTCTTTTCAGGAAGAATGAAGACAGGAACTTCTCCTAGAATTGATGGTCGTTCTTTAGATTTTTCTAAAATGAATCCTCAACTTGGAGATGATCCACCAGGAAAGTTTTCTTATCTGGAGACTCCAAGGTTAAAAAATCAGCGATGTTGTTATATAACTCATACAAATACTGAAGTACATAAAATTTTACAATCTAATTTTAACCAATCCCCAATATTTAATGGAACTATTAAAAGTCTAGGTCCTAGATATTGTCCCTCTATTGAAGATAAAGTTTATCGTTTTTCTAACAAAGAACATCATCAAATTTTTGTAGAACCTGAAGGATGGGATACAAATGAAGTATACATTAATGGATTTTCGACTTCTTTGCCTGATAGAGTCCAATACATGGCTTTGAAAAAAATTACTGGGTTTGAATCAGTTAAGATTCTAAAATTAGGTTATGCTATCGAATATGACTATTTTCCACCAACTCAGTTAAAACCTACTTTAGAAACCAAAAAAATTAAAAATCTATTCCATGCAGGCCAGATTAATGGAACAACTGGATATGAAGAAGCAGCTGCACAGGGAGTATTGGCTGGAATTAATGCTCATTTAAAGACTCATAAAAAAGATTCTTTCGTTTTAAAACGTAATGAAGCCTATATTGGCGTATTGATAGATGATCTTATTTCCAAAGGAACTGAAGAACCTTATAGAATGTTTACAGCTCGAGCAGAACACCGAATCTTACTTAGGCAAGATAATGCTGATGAAAGACTTACGCATCTATCTTATAGGATAGGATTAGCTGATTCGCAAAGAATGCGTTTAGTAGGGAAAAAAGTTAATAAACTAGAAAAATCCTTTAATTTTTTACAAAATTTAAACATAACCAAGAAATTTGCAAACTTAATTCTTAGTAAGAAAAATTCTCCTAATATTAATCATTCTTTAACTTTAAATGCAAGTAAATTTCTATCTCGTCCAGAGATAAATATTCAAGATATTTTATTTATTCCAGATTTGGAAAAATTCGTTAAAAAAAAAATTTTCGAAGAACGAATTTTAGAGCAAACATTAATCCTAATCAAATATAAAGTATACATTGAGAGAGAAAAGAAAAATGCTGAAAAATTGTCTCGTTTAGAGAATATAAAAATACCTGAGCATTTTAATTACCAAAAAATAAAATCTTTATCTTCAGAAGCTAGAGAAAAATTAATGAAATATCGTCCAGATTCTATGGGACAAGTTTCTAGAATTAGTGGGATATCTCCAGTCGATATAAATATTTTGCTGATTCACTTGACTTTTTAA
- a CDS encoding peptidase U32 family protein, with protein MEKIELLSPAGDFESLRAAIDSGADSIYFGVDHLNMRAISSANFSLNDLPEVGKICKKKGIRCYLTLNTIIYDNDLSIIKKLSDKAYESGINAIIAMDQAVILYAHKIGMEVHISTQLNVTNIETVKFYSSFADTIVLSRELSLNQIKKIVYKIEKYKIKGPSGSLIRIEIFSHGALCMAVSGKCYLSLHSRNSSANRGACSHNCRHKYTLLEKESGFKIDINNEYIMSTKDLCTIHFLDKIIESGIKVLKIEGRGRSPEYVSVTTSCYRKAIDYFYQGNFDQKKVTYFTKRLKSVYNRGFWGGFYLGQKLGEWSQISGSGANRKKIFLGKGLHYYSKARIGEFSIEASDVKVGDRILITGPITGVKEVEVLSIMVNDSLLDIVVKGQVCTIPLNFKIRTSDKLYKLVNTECLS; from the coding sequence ATGGAAAAAATAGAACTTCTGTCTCCAGCTGGAGATTTTGAATCTCTCAGAGCAGCGATAGACTCTGGGGCTGATTCTATCTATTTTGGTGTAGATCATCTTAATATGAGAGCTATATCTTCCGCAAATTTTTCCTTAAATGATCTTCCAGAAGTTGGAAAAATTTGTAAGAAAAAAGGTATCCGTTGTTATTTAACACTAAATACCATTATATATGATAATGACCTTTCTATTATTAAAAAATTATCTGATAAAGCTTATGAATCTGGGATAAATGCAATTATAGCAATGGATCAAGCGGTCATTTTATACGCCCATAAAATAGGAATGGAAGTTCACATATCTACACAATTAAATGTAACTAATATTGAAACAGTAAAATTTTACTCTTCATTTGCAGATACCATCGTTTTAAGTAGAGAGCTAAGTCTTAATCAAATTAAAAAAATTGTCTATAAAATTGAAAAATATAAAATAAAAGGTCCTTCTGGTAGTTTAATCAGAATTGAGATTTTTAGTCATGGAGCGCTTTGTATGGCTGTTTCCGGAAAATGCTACTTAAGTTTGCATTCTAGAAATTCTTCAGCAAATAGAGGAGCTTGCTCACATAATTGTCGTCATAAATATACTCTACTTGAGAAAGAAAGCGGTTTTAAAATAGATATTAATAACGAATATATTATGTCTACAAAGGATCTTTGTACTATCCATTTTTTAGATAAAATTATTGAATCTGGCATTAAAGTTCTTAAAATAGAAGGCAGGGGAAGATCACCTGAATATGTATCAGTAACAACATCTTGTTACCGAAAAGCGATAGATTATTTCTATCAAGGAAATTTTGATCAAAAAAAGGTTACGTATTTTACAAAACGTCTTAAATCAGTTTATAATCGTGGATTTTGGGGAGGTTTTTACCTGGGCCAAAAACTTGGAGAATGGTCTCAAATTAGTGGATCTGGAGCTAATAGAAAAAAGATCTTTCTTGGAAAAGGTCTTCATTATTATTCAAAGGCAAGGATAGGCGAATTTTCTATTGAAGCTAGTGATGTAAAAGTTGGGGATAGAATCCTAATAACAGGACCTATAACAGGTGTAAAAGAAGTTGAAGTTCTTTCTATTATGGTTAATGATTCCTTATTAGATATAGTTGTTAAGGGTCAGGTTTGTACTATTCCTTTGAATTTTAAAATTCGTACTTCAGATAAACTTTATAAATTAGTTAATACGGAATGTTTATCGTAA
- a CDS encoding ferredoxin — protein MFIVTLQRNKCIGCNYCSELAPEYFRISKKDGKSVLLHSIDKNGFFVLKKYCYYSFESYKKASKVCPIGIINIKKF, from the coding sequence ATGTTTATCGTAACATTACAAAGAAATAAATGTATTGGATGTAATTATTGTTCAGAATTAGCTCCAGAATATTTCAGAATTTCTAAAAAAGACGGAAAATCCGTTTTATTGCATTCAATAGATAAGAATGGCTTTTTTGTTTTAAAAAAATATTGTTACTATTCTTTCGAAAGTTACAAAAAAGCTTCAAAAGTTTGTCCAATAGGGATAATTAATATTAAAAAATTTTGA
- a CDS encoding phosphoadenylyl-sulfate reductase produces the protein MFCLPRKIAKNLKIKDFLKFLYKKFPGKVVFSTSFSMEDQIITHIIFDKKIPIKIFTIDTGRLLTDTYQVWSSTHKLYKNCILAYNPKYENIEKYILENGPNAFYESLEKRKLCCYIRKVEPIKRAFLGKLLWITGLRISHSTYRKSLDFLDWDNSQHLIKYNPLLKWVPVQVKEFTKIHYLLYNSLHDMGGISLGCNPCSKTIHIFSSIRAGRWIWEKKMGKECGLHANCKK, from the coding sequence ATGTTCTGTTTACCCAGAAAAATAGCTAAAAATCTTAAAATTAAGGATTTTCTTAAATTTTTATACAAAAAATTTCCAGGTAAAGTTGTTTTTTCTACAAGTTTTAGTATGGAAGATCAAATCATTACTCATATAATTTTTGATAAAAAAATCCCAATAAAGATATTTACTATTGATACAGGGCGTCTACTTACTGATACATATCAAGTATGGAGTTCTACTCATAAACTTTATAAAAACTGTATTTTAGCATACAATCCTAAGTACGAAAATATTGAAAAATATATTTTAGAAAACGGACCTAATGCTTTCTATGAATCTTTAGAAAAAAGAAAATTATGTTGCTACATAAGAAAAGTAGAGCCTATAAAAAGAGCTTTTTTAGGAAAATTACTTTGGATAACTGGTTTGCGAATTTCACATTCTACTTACAGAAAATCTTTAGATTTTCTAGATTGGGATAATTCCCAACATTTAATTAAATACAACCCACTTTTAAAATGGGTACCTGTCCAGGTAAAAGAATTTACAAAAATTCATTATTTGCTTTATAATTCTTTACATGATATGGGGGGGATTAGTCTTGGATGTAATCCGTGCAGTAAAACTATTCACATTTTTAGCTCCATTAGAGCAGGACGGTGGATTTGGGAAAAAAAAATGGGTAAAGAATGTGGATTGCATGCTAATTGTAAAAAATGA
- a CDS encoding serine O-acetyltransferase, which yields MIENLHYLLKYSFQGRKYFLNFSDQKDIFSFFEDLFNFLFNRSPFILEKSIFREFWKKMNKRFCNILEKIYKNTFKCKFICKKFLEKIPNIYEKLIFDAKAISQFDPAIDILEEIFLSHSGFFAIAFYRFSHELWNQKIPLIPNIISNFIRSKTGIEINPEACIGKYLVIDHGSGIVIGSSSCIGNHVKIYQGVTLGSIKVKKSLANKKRHPTIEDNVIIYVGSIILGGDTIIGKNSIIGGKSWITQSIPPFSIVSQKSIIKIRINEIAKHFANSRKNSSC from the coding sequence ATGATAGAAAATTTACATTACTTATTAAAATACTCTTTTCAAGGCAGAAAATATTTCTTGAATTTTTCTGATCAAAAGGATATATTTTCTTTTTTTGAAGATCTATTTAACTTTTTGTTTAATCGATCCCCATTTATTCTTGAAAAAAGTATTTTTAGAGAATTTTGGAAAAAAATGAATAAACGTTTTTGTAATATTCTTGAAAAAATATATAAAAATACATTCAAATGTAAATTTATTTGTAAAAAATTTTTAGAAAAAATTCCTAATATTTATGAAAAATTAATTTTTGATGCTAAAGCTATATCTCAATTTGATCCTGCAATAGATATTCTTGAAGAAATTTTTCTTTCTCATTCAGGATTTTTTGCTATTGCTTTTTATCGTTTTTCCCATGAATTGTGGAATCAAAAAATTCCATTGATTCCTAATATTATTTCTAATTTTATTCGGAGTAAAACAGGTATTGAAATTAATCCAGAAGCCTGTATCGGAAAGTATTTGGTAATTGATCATGGAAGTGGGATTGTTATTGGATCGAGTAGCTGTATAGGAAATCATGTAAAAATTTATCAAGGGGTTACACTTGGATCTATTAAAGTAAAGAAAAGCTTGGCTAATAAAAAAAGGCATCCAACTATTGAAGATAATGTAATTATTTATGTAGGATCTATTATTCTGGGGGGGGATACTATTATAGGGAAGAATAGTATTATTGGAGGAAAAAGCTGGATTACACAGAGTATTCCCCCATTTTCTATAGTTTCTCAAAAAAGTATTATAAAAATACGTATTAATGAAATTGCAAAGCATTTTGCAAACAGTAGGAAGAACTCCTCATGTTAG
- the leuS gene encoding leucine--tRNA ligase: MKYDFKEIESFWQKYWKEHQTFKTEENFKKSKYYILDMFPYPSGSGLHVGHILGYVSSDIYARYKRLEGFNVLHPMGFDSFGLPTEQYAIQTGKHPEKTTEINICRYKKQLSLLGFSFDWSKELKTSDPSYYHWTQWIFIKLFNSWFDQKMEKARQINELISIFEKEGNIYIKASNAETSKILFTNKEWAKFTSKSKEKILLNYRLAYRDKSIVNWCSDLGTVLANDEVKNGKSERGGYPVTLREMIQWRIRITAYAERLLKGLDNLLWPDYLKESQRNWIGFSYGIWINFPTIDGDNIEIFTTRPETIFGVSFIVLAPKHRFIEKITNTELKNYIEKTKERNELAGVFSYSNALHPFTGDKLPIYVSDYVLGKYGTSAIMAVPALDKRDSKFAQKFGLKVLKVLSSNGKCIKSGFLTGFTEEKAIKIALEKIEVKKIGKSSINYRLRDSVFSRQRYWGEPIPIFFKEGEVLKSIPEEKLPLQLPDIDKFLPKDSVNPPLRRAKTWAWNEEKKKISNIDYKRTFPLETSTMPVWAGSSWYFLRFMDSNNEKEFVGKKYERYWKNVDLYVGGAEHATGHLLYARFVQKFLKDHTLLCEYEPFRKIINQGMILSRSAFVIRLKGTNKFISEGLIGQNKNIQKLAVDVRLLKKNNILDIEKFKNWRKEFATSDLILENGKFFCQRQLEKMSKSRYNVINPDTICEIYGADTLRMYEVFLGPIEQTKNWNLQGINGVHLFIKKFWKLFHHNGAFISIIEEPPLEEEYRVLHKTIKKVREDIENFSFNTSVPVFMIAVNFLSARRCSKRSVLEPIVILLSPFAPHIAEEIWKKLGHGKSISFAKLPKYDVKYLSDEAIEYPILFNGKLRFKIFFSRVASTSEIKEKVLNNPKTKRYLNGKILKRIFIIHKKIINLVT, translated from the coding sequence ATGAAATACGATTTCAAAGAAATTGAAAGTTTTTGGCAAAAATATTGGAAAGAACATCAGACATTTAAGACTGAAGAAAACTTTAAAAAGTCCAAATATTACATTTTAGATATGTTCCCTTACCCTTCTGGATCTGGATTACATGTTGGACATATTTTAGGGTACGTTTCTTCTGATATCTACGCTAGATATAAACGTTTGGAAGGTTTCAACGTTCTTCACCCAATGGGTTTTGATTCTTTTGGATTACCCACTGAACAATATGCCATTCAAACTGGAAAACATCCTGAAAAAACGACAGAGATTAATATCTGTCGTTATAAAAAACAACTTTCCCTACTTGGTTTTTCTTTCGACTGGAGTAAGGAATTAAAAACAAGTGATCCTTCTTATTATCATTGGACTCAATGGATTTTTATAAAACTTTTTAATTCATGGTTCGATCAGAAAATGGAAAAAGCTAGACAAATTAATGAATTGATAAGCATTTTTGAAAAAGAAGGAAATATTTACATAAAAGCTTCAAATGCCGAAACATCAAAAATTTTATTTACAAATAAGGAATGGGCAAAATTTACTTCAAAAAGTAAAGAGAAAATTTTGCTAAACTATCGCTTAGCTTATAGGGATAAATCTATAGTTAATTGGTGTTCTGATTTAGGAACTGTATTAGCCAACGATGAAGTGAAAAACGGAAAAAGTGAACGTGGAGGATATCCAGTTACTCTACGAGAAATGATACAGTGGAGGATAAGGATTACGGCTTATGCTGAAAGACTTTTAAAAGGACTTGATAATCTTTTATGGCCAGATTATCTCAAAGAATCGCAAAGAAATTGGATAGGATTTTCCTATGGTATATGGATAAATTTTCCAACTATAGATGGAGATAATATTGAAATATTCACTACAAGACCAGAAACAATTTTTGGGGTTAGTTTCATTGTTTTAGCTCCGAAACATCGTTTTATAGAGAAAATAACTAACACTGAGTTAAAAAACTATATTGAAAAGACGAAAGAAAGAAATGAATTAGCAGGAGTATTTTCCTATTCTAATGCTTTGCATCCGTTTACTGGAGATAAATTACCTATTTACGTGAGCGATTATGTACTAGGGAAATATGGAACAAGTGCTATAATGGCTGTTCCTGCTCTAGACAAACGAGATTCTAAATTTGCCCAAAAATTTGGATTAAAAGTTTTGAAGGTTCTTTCTTCAAATGGAAAATGTATAAAATCAGGTTTTCTAACCGGATTTACAGAAGAAAAAGCTATTAAAATAGCTCTAGAAAAAATAGAGGTCAAAAAAATAGGAAAATCTAGTATAAATTATAGGTTGAGAGATTCAGTTTTTTCCAGACAAAGATACTGGGGTGAACCTATTCCAATTTTTTTCAAAGAAGGGGAAGTTTTAAAGTCTATTCCTGAAGAAAAATTACCTTTGCAATTACCAGATATAGATAAATTTCTACCTAAAGATAGTGTAAATCCTCCATTAAGGAGAGCTAAAACTTGGGCTTGGAATGAAGAGAAAAAAAAAATATCAAATATAGACTATAAAAGAACATTTCCTCTTGAAACAAGCACTATGCCAGTATGGGCAGGATCTAGTTGGTATTTTTTACGATTTATGGATTCTAATAACGAAAAAGAATTCGTAGGAAAAAAGTATGAAAGATATTGGAAGAATGTTGATCTTTATGTTGGAGGTGCAGAGCATGCGACTGGTCATTTGCTTTATGCTAGATTTGTGCAAAAATTTCTTAAAGATCATACTCTATTATGTGAGTATGAACCCTTCAGAAAAATAATAAACCAGGGAATGATCTTGAGTAGATCAGCTTTTGTCATACGATTAAAAGGAACAAATAAATTTATTTCTGAAGGGTTAATTGGTCAGAATAAAAATATTCAAAAATTAGCGGTTGATGTTCGTTTACTTAAAAAAAATAATATTCTGGATATAGAAAAATTTAAAAATTGGAGAAAAGAGTTTGCTACATCTGATCTTATTTTAGAAAATGGAAAATTTTTCTGCCAAAGACAGTTGGAAAAAATGTCTAAATCTAGATATAATGTAATTAATCCGGATACAATTTGCGAAATATATGGAGCGGATACTTTACGTATGTATGAAGTATTTCTTGGTCCAATTGAACAGACAAAAAACTGGAATCTACAAGGAATAAACGGAGTCCACCTATTTATAAAAAAATTTTGGAAACTATTTCACCATAATGGAGCATTTATCTCTATTATAGAGGAGCCTCCTTTAGAAGAAGAATATAGAGTTTTACACAAAACCATAAAAAAAGTTAGAGAAGATATAGAAAATTTTTCTTTTAATACTTCAGTTCCAGTTTTTATGATTGCAGTAAACTTTTTAAGTGCACGTAGATGTTCCAAGCGTTCGGTATTAGAACCAATCGTTATCCTCCTTTCTCCTTTTGCTCCTCATATTGCAGAAGAAATATGGAAGAAATTAGGACATGGAAAATCTATTAGTTTTGCTAAACTCCCTAAGTATGATGTAAAATATCTCTCAGATGAGGCAATAGAATATCCTATACTATTCAATGGAAAGTTAAGATTTAAAATTTTCTTTTCAAGGGTAGCTTCTACATCTGAAATTAAAGAAAAAGTACTAAATAACCCTAAGACAAAAAGATATTTGAACGGAAAGATCTTGAAAAGAATTTTTATAATTCATAAAAAAATAATAAATCTTGTTACATAA
- the cysK gene encoding cysteine synthase A — protein sequence MKLQSILQTVGRTPHVRINRLFPKKHEVWIKLEKNNPSHSIKDRIAITLIEEAEKNKFLKKESIIVEPTSGNTGIALAMVSAVKGYRLILVVPESMSVERRYIMSAFGAELVFTPKEKGMKGALEKAKDLYESIPNAWMAKQFNNKLNISVHRKKTAREILDDFSEGFDYFITGVGTGGHIMGITEILKKKFPNMKIIAVEPKESAVLSGNISGPHEIQGIGAGFVPDILDINILDEIFTVSKEEAFEYAKRAAKEEGLFVGISTGAVLAAVNKKISEILKPSKFLTINYDTGERYLSVDGFFKE from the coding sequence ATGAAATTGCAAAGCATTTTGCAAACAGTAGGAAGAACTCCTCATGTTAGAATTAATAGGCTTTTTCCTAAAAAACATGAGGTTTGGATCAAACTTGAAAAAAATAATCCAAGTCATAGTATTAAAGACCGTATAGCTATTACTCTTATTGAAGAAGCTGAAAAAAATAAATTTCTAAAAAAAGAAAGTATCATTGTGGAGCCTACTTCAGGAAATACTGGAATAGCATTAGCTATGGTTTCTGCAGTTAAAGGATATCGATTAATTCTGGTTGTCCCAGAATCTATGAGTGTTGAAAGACGTTATATTATGTCTGCTTTTGGAGCTGAATTAGTCTTTACTCCAAAAGAAAAAGGGATGAAAGGAGCTCTAGAAAAAGCTAAAGATCTTTATGAATCTATCCCAAACGCCTGGATGGCTAAGCAATTTAATAATAAGTTAAACATTTCTGTACATAGAAAAAAAACAGCAAGAGAAATACTAGATGATTTTTCTGAAGGTTTTGATTATTTCATAACTGGAGTAGGTACGGGTGGCCATATTATGGGAATAACTGAAATTCTTAAAAAGAAATTCCCTAATATGAAAATTATTGCAGTTGAACCTAAAGAATCCGCTGTTCTTTCAGGTAATATTTCCGGCCCACATGAAATTCAAGGAATTGGAGCTGGGTTTGTTCCTGATATTCTAGATATCAATATTCTAGACGAAATCTTTACAGTAAGTAAAGAAGAAGCTTTTGAATATGCAAAAAGGGCAGCTAAAGAAGAAGGACTTTTTGTCGGTATTTCTACCGGAGCAGTATTGGCTGCTGTAAATAAAAAGATTTCAGAAATTTTAAAACCTTCAAAATTTTTGACTATTAATTATGACACAGGAGAAAGATATCTTTCAGTAGATGGTTTTTTTAAAGAATGA